A stretch of Halococcus saccharolyticus DSM 5350 DNA encodes these proteins:
- a CDS encoding GAP family protein, protein MSFLTLLPLAVVMIAGPQLLSAIFLATSEDWRQNSASFVFGATLSIALVVTVAYFLGNSATDGGSSHTGLQIIVLLLLLFAMVSVYLNREEAEPPKWMGKLQSANPRFSFRLGFLLLGVFPTDILTSAAVGSYLSGNNLPLTDSIGFILLTVFLLALPSIAVLALGERAEAFLPKIRDWMNTNSWIVNEAVILLFIALTLNNLFG, encoded by the coding sequence ATGAGTTTTCTTACACTTCTCCCACTAGCGGTTGTGATGATTGCGGGGCCGCAACTTCTCAGTGCGATCTTTCTCGCTACGAGTGAGGACTGGCGACAAAACTCGGCCTCGTTCGTTTTCGGTGCGACTCTCTCAATTGCTCTCGTCGTCACAGTTGCATACTTCCTCGGTAACAGTGCGACGGATGGAGGGAGCTCTCACACAGGATTACAGATAATTGTACTCCTTCTCTTACTCTTTGCTATGGTCTCTGTGTATCTGAATAGAGAGGAAGCAGAACCGCCGAAGTGGATGGGAAAGCTACAATCGGCGAATCCTAGGTTCTCGTTCAGACTCGGGTTCCTGCTATTGGGTGTGTTTCCAACCGATATCCTCACCTCAGCCGCCGTTGGTTCGTATCTTTCAGGCAACAATCTACCGTTGACGGATTCGATTGGTTTCATATTGCTTACTGTGTTCCTCTTGGCGCTTCCATCGATCGCTGTGCTTGCACTCGGTGAGCGGGCGGAAGCGTTTCTCCCAAAGATCCGTGACTGGATGAACACTAACTCGTGGATCGTCAATGAGGCCGTTATTCTACTCTTTATCGCACTCACGCTCAACAATCTCTTCGGATGA
- a CDS encoding formyltetrahydrofolate deformylase — MNPRLTEITVIGDDDTGLIARVTSLLFERGINIEDLDQAVRQDLFRMTMRVDTSEMDGSKDDLRRALDDLCEELGMDVQVRFPADRETRQVAVLATKESHCLDALFDAWETGDPDAEIGVVVANHDDLASIAEAHDVPFYDVGDAGGVPDEEWLLDILADHDVDLVVLARYMRILSPNVVFRYESRIINIHPSLLPAFPGAEPYRQALDAGVRIAGVTAHYVTTDLDQGPIIAQRAFNVPDDATVEDLERRGQPLEAEALIEAVRLHLEDDLVVGRGRTHLRNGEKADLGLPGEIERLNPDQPVDDATPPAGESAGTSDD; from the coding sequence ATGAACCCTCGACTCACGGAGATCACGGTGATCGGCGACGACGACACCGGCCTCATCGCCCGGGTCACCTCCCTCCTCTTCGAGCGTGGGATCAACATCGAGGACCTCGATCAGGCGGTTCGACAGGACCTGTTCCGGATGACGATGCGGGTCGACACCAGTGAGATGGACGGCTCGAAGGACGATCTCCGACGGGCGCTCGACGACCTCTGTGAGGAGCTGGGAATGGACGTCCAGGTGCGATTCCCCGCCGACCGCGAGACCAGACAGGTCGCAGTGCTCGCCACGAAGGAGTCACACTGCCTCGACGCGCTGTTCGACGCGTGGGAGACGGGCGATCCCGACGCCGAGATCGGAGTCGTGGTCGCGAACCACGACGACCTCGCATCGATCGCCGAGGCCCACGACGTACCGTTCTACGACGTCGGCGATGCGGGCGGCGTCCCCGACGAGGAGTGGCTGCTCGACATCCTCGCCGACCACGATGTCGATCTCGTGGTGCTCGCGCGCTACATGCGCATCCTCAGCCCCAACGTGGTGTTTCGCTACGAGAGCCGCATCATCAACATCCATCCCTCGCTGCTGCCCGCTTTCCCCGGTGCGGAGCCGTACCGCCAGGCGCTCGACGCCGGGGTACGGATCGCGGGCGTCACCGCCCACTACGTCACGACCGACCTCGACCAGGGACCGATCATCGCCCAGCGCGCGTTCAACGTGCCCGACGACGCCACCGTCGAAGACCTCGAACGCCGCGGCCAACCGCTCGAAGCCGAAGCCCTGATCGAGGCGGTGCGCCTCCACCTCGAAGACGATCTCGTCGTTGGCCGAGGCCGGACGCATCTCCGCAACGGCGAAAAGGCCGATCTCGGCCTCCCGGGCGAGATCGAGCGACTGAACCCGGACCAGCCGGTCGACGACGCGACGCCACCCGCCGGCGAATCGGCCGGAACGAGCGACGACTGA
- a CDS encoding DUF7521 family protein, with amino-acid sequence MLAELVAPAGALTAVVGLFVATQAYRGYRRHDSRTMRALAVGIVCLTAVPFLVQYVLAPVVGLTDAETLLGVVSAYVVGLAAILHSLLSP; translated from the coding sequence ATGCTGGCTGAACTGGTCGCGCCCGCAGGGGCACTCACCGCTGTCGTTGGGCTGTTCGTCGCCACACAGGCCTACCGAGGCTACCGCCGCCACGACAGCCGGACGATGCGCGCGCTCGCCGTCGGCATCGTCTGTCTCACCGCGGTGCCGTTCCTCGTCCAGTATGTGCTCGCACCCGTGGTGGGACTGACGGACGCCGAAACGCTGCTCGGTGTGGTGTCCGCGTACGTCGTCGGTCTCGCGGCGATCCTCCACTCGTTACTCAGTCCGTGA
- the purQ gene encoding phosphoribosylformylglycinamidine synthase I, which translates to MTVSVVQFGGSNCDRDAVRALHDVGIDAERTWHEDGLPENPSGIVLPGGFSYGDYLRAGAMAGRAPIMAAVRDAASEGVPVLGICNGAQVGCETGLTPGAFTTNASARFQCEHVHLRVENADTPWTRAFEPGDVIELPIAHGEGRFEIDEERLDELDADDRILFRYCDADGNVTPESNPNGSTDGVAGVLGERESVAVLMPHPERATLAELGGTDGRGILRGFAE; encoded by the coding sequence ATGACGGTCTCGGTGGTGCAGTTCGGCGGTTCGAACTGCGATCGCGACGCGGTTCGTGCGCTCCACGACGTGGGAATCGACGCCGAGCGGACGTGGCACGAGGACGGACTCCCCGAGAATCCATCGGGAATCGTCCTCCCTGGCGGCTTCTCCTATGGCGACTACCTCCGGGCAGGCGCGATGGCCGGGCGCGCGCCGATCATGGCGGCAGTCCGCGACGCCGCGAGTGAGGGCGTGCCGGTGCTCGGGATCTGCAACGGCGCACAGGTCGGCTGCGAGACGGGCCTCACGCCTGGCGCGTTCACCACCAACGCGAGCGCGCGCTTCCAGTGCGAGCACGTTCACCTCCGGGTCGAGAACGCCGACACGCCGTGGACGCGAGCGTTCGAACCGGGCGACGTGATCGAACTCCCGATCGCCCACGGCGAGGGCCGATTCGAGATCGACGAGGAGCGTCTCGACGAGCTCGATGCCGACGACCGAATCCTCTTTCGGTACTGCGACGCCGACGGGAACGTGACGCCGGAATCGAACCCGAACGGCTCGACGGACGGAGTGGCGGGCGTACTCGGCGAGCGCGAGTCCGTCGCCGTGTTGATGCCCCACCCCGAGCGCGCGACCCTGGCCGAACTCGGCGGCACCGACGGTCGGGGAATCCTGCGCGGGTTCGCGGAGTAA
- a CDS encoding archaeosine biosynthesis radical SAM protein RaSEA: protein MSSTPDPEVYEQGKGMDAHNAAMRRIRARNDQTYDPHEPTRVWLDEDNTPDGVRRSLTIILNAGGCRWARAGGCTMCGYVAESVEGGTVPHDALMDQLDVCLDHERENADEPCPLVKIYTSGSFLDEREIPAETRAAIAETFADRERIVVESLPDFVERDRLADFTDRDLAIDIAVGLETATDRVRHDCVNKYFDFAEFVAASEAADVAGAGIKAYLLMKPPFLTESESIADMVSSVRRCSEYAHTVSMNPCNVQRHTMVEDLYHDGGYRPPWLWSVAKVLESTADADAIVVSDPVGHGSDRGPHNCGECDDRVQTAIKDFDKRQDPSVFDQVSCECEATWEAIVEREKSYGMPLAQ from the coding sequence ATGAGCAGTACGCCCGATCCCGAGGTCTACGAGCAGGGCAAGGGGATGGACGCGCACAACGCGGCCATGCGCCGGATCCGTGCGCGCAACGACCAAACCTACGATCCCCACGAGCCAACCCGGGTCTGGCTCGACGAGGACAACACGCCCGACGGCGTCCGACGGAGCCTCACGATCATCCTGAACGCCGGCGGCTGTCGCTGGGCGCGCGCCGGCGGCTGTACGATGTGTGGCTACGTCGCCGAGTCGGTCGAGGGTGGTACGGTCCCCCACGACGCTCTCATGGATCAACTGGACGTCTGCCTCGATCACGAGCGAGAGAACGCCGACGAACCCTGCCCGCTCGTGAAAATCTACACCTCCGGGAGCTTCCTCGACGAACGTGAGATCCCGGCCGAAACCCGCGCCGCGATCGCCGAGACGTTCGCCGACCGTGAGCGGATCGTGGTTGAGTCACTCCCCGATTTCGTCGAGCGCGACCGCCTCGCTGACTTCACCGACCGCGACCTCGCGATCGACATCGCAGTCGGTCTTGAAACCGCGACCGATCGGGTGCGTCACGACTGCGTGAACAAGTACTTCGACTTCGCCGAGTTCGTCGCGGCGAGCGAGGCGGCCGACGTGGCGGGCGCGGGGATCAAAGCCTACCTCCTGATGAAACCGCCGTTCCTCACCGAAAGCGAGTCGATCGCGGACATGGTCTCGTCGGTACGACGGTGTTCCGAATATGCCCACACCGTCTCGATGAACCCCTGTAACGTCCAGCGCCACACGATGGTCGAGGACCTCTACCACGACGGCGGCTACCGCCCACCGTGGCTATGGTCGGTCGCCAAGGTGCTCGAATCGACTGCCGACGCCGACGCGATCGTGGTTTCGGATCCGGTGGGTCACGGCTCGGATCGCGGCCCGCACAACTGCGGCGAGTGCGACGACCGAGTCCAGACCGCAATCAAGGACTTCGACAAGCGACAGGACCCCTCAGTGTTCGACCAAGTGTCCTGCGAGTGCGAGGCGACGTGGGAGGCGATCGTGGAGCGCGAGAAGAGCTACGGGATGCCGCTGGCGCAGTAG
- a CDS encoding winged helix-turn-helix domain-containing protein gives MTSLLDDEYARTILEAARDEPLSADELSDACEASSSTVYRRIERLQAQNLLDDHQRLDPDGHHHKVYSTRVERVTVELRDDGFACTVDRGGGEDAADRFTRLYEGFK, from the coding sequence ATGACGTCGCTGCTCGACGACGAGTACGCGCGGACCATCCTCGAAGCCGCCCGGGACGAACCGCTGTCGGCCGACGAGTTGAGCGACGCCTGTGAGGCCTCGTCCTCCACTGTCTACCGACGCATCGAGCGGTTGCAGGCCCAGAATCTCCTCGACGACCACCAGCGGCTCGACCCCGATGGCCACCACCACAAGGTGTATTCCACCCGGGTCGAACGGGTCACGGTCGAACTCCGGGACGACGGGTTCGCGTGTACGGTCGACCGAGGCGGCGGCGAGGACGCCGCGGACAGATTCACCAGGCTCTACGAGGGATTCAAATGA
- a CDS encoding DUF4097 family beta strand repeat-containing protein, translating into MTAADNSKTTTPTVTRRGLLGACAVGLSATAAGCSGATPFVGKRTEFDRTFDGNTGRITVETDSGDVNVSRTDADEIQLHGIKEAASVFADIEDITVEATRDGDHLRITGDSGESSFLGLGNKSISLDAGVPEGVAVERVSAANGDTTATDVAGNMTIESTNGAVKARNVDGHVSLASTNGDASARNVAGLDGAETTNGDVDVAIPAVEGEVSVASTNGAITAALAPDLDATVVASTRNGTITTNRLPLDAVGSGSNTVRGTLGDGTHDLSVETINGDIVLDRLR; encoded by the coding sequence ATGACAGCGGCAGACAACTCGAAGACGACGACACCGACGGTCACTCGCCGTGGTCTTCTCGGGGCCTGCGCAGTCGGTCTCTCGGCCACCGCGGCGGGTTGTTCGGGGGCGACACCGTTCGTCGGCAAGCGGACGGAGTTCGACCGGACGTTCGACGGGAACACGGGGCGTATCACCGTCGAAACCGACAGCGGCGACGTGAACGTGAGCCGGACGGATGCCGACGAAATACAGCTTCACGGTATCAAGGAGGCGGCATCGGTGTTCGCCGACATTGAGGACATCACCGTCGAGGCCACCCGGGACGGCGACCACCTCCGGATCACCGGCGATTCGGGGGAGAGCTCCTTTCTCGGTCTCGGCAATAAATCGATCTCCCTCGACGCCGGGGTTCCCGAGGGCGTCGCCGTCGAACGGGTTTCGGCGGCGAACGGCGACACCACCGCGACCGATGTCGCTGGCAATATGACGATCGAATCGACGAACGGCGCGGTGAAAGCACGGAACGTCGACGGACACGTCTCGCTGGCGTCGACGAACGGTGACGCCAGCGCCCGGAACGTAGCGGGTCTCGACGGGGCCGAGACGACTAACGGCGACGTCGACGTCGCCATCCCCGCAGTCGAGGGCGAAGTTTCGGTCGCCTCGACCAACGGCGCTATCACCGCGGCGCTCGCCCCCGACCTCGACGCAACGGTGGTCGCCTCGACGCGCAACGGAACTATCACCACGAACCGACTCCCGCTCGACGCCGTCGGCTCCGGGAGCAACACCGTTCGCGGGACGCTCGGCGACGGCACGCACGACCTCTCCGTCGAGACGATCAACGGCGACATCGTGCTCGACCGATTGCGTTGA
- a CDS encoding GNAT family N-acetyltransferase yields MSTTTEPETFDDDVRRRLYEYVERNGAVRPEVLRNEVRVEDDRPGSKPPRSAVPTKRVRLPAVQFREHVDALIDAGHLDEHDGKLRVAWEAETDELDTTDGPVRIRPAHQEDMDGITDVIGRVTAAGTHIRAETVGEAIDRESALLRHDDRRRTFFVATEREDAVETDTANAAGTDQDDGSGEDADDEQVVGWVHVDALDVEKLSHTAELTVGVVAERRRQGIGRALLEHALDWAASVGYHKIYQALPATNDEAVAFLENAGWEREAVHTEHYRIGGEYVDEVLMATWLD; encoded by the coding sequence ATGAGCACGACGACCGAACCGGAGACGTTCGACGACGACGTTCGACGGCGGCTCTACGAGTACGTGGAACGGAACGGTGCGGTTCGACCGGAAGTGCTCAGAAACGAGGTTCGAGTCGAGGACGACCGGCCGGGGTCGAAACCGCCACGGTCGGCCGTGCCGACCAAACGCGTCCGCCTCCCGGCCGTACAGTTCCGCGAGCACGTCGACGCGCTGATCGACGCGGGACATCTCGACGAACACGACGGCAAGCTCAGGGTCGCGTGGGAGGCCGAGACCGACGAGCTCGACACGACGGACGGGCCGGTGAGGATCCGTCCCGCCCACCAAGAAGACATGGACGGGATCACCGACGTGATCGGACGAGTTACGGCCGCGGGCACCCACATCCGTGCCGAGACCGTCGGGGAGGCGATCGACCGCGAGAGCGCGCTGTTGCGCCACGACGATCGCCGACGGACGTTCTTCGTCGCGACCGAACGTGAGGACGCTGTCGAAACGGACACCGCGAATGCGGCCGGGACCGATCAGGACGACGGTAGCGGCGAGGACGCTGACGACGAACAGGTAGTCGGGTGGGTCCACGTCGACGCGCTTGATGTCGAGAAACTCAGCCATACCGCCGAACTCACCGTCGGGGTCGTCGCCGAGCGTCGCCGACAGGGCATCGGCCGGGCGCTCCTCGAACACGCCCTCGACTGGGCGGCGTCGGTCGGCTACCACAAGATCTACCAGGCACTGCCGGCGACGAACGACGAGGCCGTCGCGTTCCTCGAAAACGCAGGCTGGGAGCGCGAAGCCGTTCACACCGAACACTATCGGATCGGCGGGGAGTACGTCGACGAGGTGCTCATGGCGACGTGGCTCGATTGA
- a CDS encoding AI-2E family transporter: MRWGTVALVVFGIIAFVGYMFLPWVVLGLFIYYVARPINQRIGDRIGKGNLSAALTLLLIIVPVVLLLGVFLSIALGQFAAFATSEASGQLLEQSPINVETIPDDPDQLVNTATTTLSDPSVQSVLAEAQAFVGAAASGIFMLFLSLLLGFFLLVEDQRLGQWGRDQILGNDAVSIDYLEAVDRGLNSVFFGYTLTIFVIMILTAIIYNVFNFFAPENLLIPATILLAVVTGLFTLVPLVGRSIIYLGIAALLALGAIQLNPTLVWYPLLFFVFMTLAFDNVVRTYIRPYLSGKMFHLSLVMFAYLLGPILFGWYGIFLGPLLMVIVVQFLQVVVPQLRDEETSSPLDIGQTTLQETDEGLSDPLRGGKAT, encoded by the coding sequence GTGAGATGGGGAACGGTAGCGTTGGTGGTGTTTGGAATCATTGCTTTCGTCGGGTATATGTTCCTTCCCTGGGTAGTGTTGGGGCTCTTCATCTACTATGTTGCTCGTCCCATCAACCAACGTATCGGGGACCGAATCGGGAAGGGAAACCTCTCCGCAGCGCTCACATTGCTTCTCATTATCGTGCCAGTCGTGCTCTTGTTGGGTGTGTTCCTCTCGATAGCGTTGGGACAATTCGCCGCCTTTGCGACATCTGAAGCCTCAGGACAACTTCTCGAACAATCACCGATCAACGTTGAGACGATACCGGACGACCCCGACCAGTTGGTTAACACAGCGACAACTACGCTGTCAGACCCATCGGTGCAATCAGTGCTAGCCGAAGCGCAAGCCTTCGTTGGTGCCGCCGCTTCTGGGATCTTCATGCTGTTTCTCTCGCTGTTGTTGGGGTTCTTCCTTCTCGTGGAGGACCAGCGCCTCGGTCAGTGGGGTAGAGACCAGATACTCGGCAACGACGCAGTGTCGATCGACTATCTCGAAGCGGTCGACAGAGGACTGAACTCGGTGTTCTTTGGGTACACGTTGACCATATTCGTCATCATGATCCTAACCGCAATCATCTACAACGTGTTCAATTTCTTCGCCCCGGAGAACCTCCTCATTCCCGCAACTATCTTGTTGGCAGTCGTTACAGGCCTTTTCACTCTCGTTCCACTGGTCGGTCGATCCATCATTTATCTCGGCATCGCCGCACTTCTCGCACTAGGGGCTATCCAACTCAATCCAACACTCGTCTGGTACCCACTCTTGTTTTTCGTCTTTATGACGCTAGCGTTCGACAACGTCGTCCGAACATACATTCGTCCATACCTTTCGGGGAAGATGTTCCACCTCTCACTCGTGATGTTCGCCTACCTGCTCGGGCCGATACTGTTCGGGTGGTATGGAATCTTTCTCGGACCACTCCTGATGGTTATCGTCGTCCAGTTTCTTCAGGTGGTCGTCCCACAACTTCGTGACGAAGAAACTTCTTCTCCTCTCGATATCGGTCAGACGACTCTCCAAGAAACGGACGAGGGCCTCAGTGATCCGCTGAGGGGTGGTAAGGCGACCTAA
- a CDS encoding sensor domain-containing protein: MVPDVRSGGLDADFGEVVRTVFGVPFRIQTYRNLSYLVLAFPLGVVYFVLFSVGLSLGVGLTVVVIGIPILLAMLALATGLATVERRLAMAFLGIEVPTRNEPPPDSLRGWVRRLVARLGPWKAVVYLVTKLFIGVAAYVIAMSLLVTAVSMLAVPLVYDQPGVYVGVVTDAPVSYHPALYVGWDRLLVGLETVVTLSVWRIDTLAEALAVAGFGVALGILSLHLLNALAWVSGRYTRLMLGTAENESPS; encoded by the coding sequence ATGGTTCCGGACGTGCGTTCCGGCGGTCTCGACGCCGATTTCGGCGAGGTCGTGCGGACCGTTTTCGGCGTGCCGTTCCGGATCCAGACCTACCGGAACCTCTCGTATCTTGTCCTCGCCTTCCCGCTCGGCGTGGTGTATTTCGTGCTCTTTTCGGTCGGCCTCTCGCTCGGCGTCGGCCTCACGGTAGTCGTGATCGGCATCCCGATCCTGCTTGCCATGCTCGCGCTCGCCACGGGGCTGGCGACCGTCGAACGGCGGCTGGCGATGGCGTTTCTCGGTATCGAAGTGCCGACGAGGAACGAGCCGCCGCCCGACTCGCTCCGAGGGTGGGTGCGCCGGCTCGTGGCACGGCTCGGACCGTGGAAAGCAGTGGTGTACCTCGTGACGAAGCTGTTCATCGGAGTGGCCGCGTACGTCATCGCTATGTCGCTGCTGGTGACCGCGGTGAGCATGCTCGCGGTGCCGTTGGTCTATGACCAGCCTGGCGTCTACGTCGGGGTCGTCACCGACGCGCCCGTGAGCTATCACCCGGCGCTCTACGTCGGCTGGGACCGACTGCTAGTGGGCCTCGAAACCGTCGTCACGCTGTCGGTGTGGCGGATCGACACGCTCGCCGAGGCGCTCGCCGTCGCCGGTTTCGGGGTCGCGCTCGGGATCCTCTCGCTCCATCTCCTCAACGCACTCGCGTGGGTCTCCGGTCGGTACACCAGACTGATGCTCGGGACGGCCGAAAACGAATCCCCGTCTTGA
- a CDS encoding TIGR00341 family protein — protein MRLVQVLIPEGKQESVLTALDAQGIDYAVFDEVGRGDFEAMVQFPVPPSGVETILETLTDAGIQEHSYTIVLPTETVVSQRLSALTERFPGLRISREELYARAQDLAPANSTFFAFLILSTIIATTGLLLDSAATIIGAMVVAPLMGPAISASVGTILDDQRMASRGVTLQVTGLLAAIATAAIMGWLLQETILIPPDLDIRTIPQVAERTSPNFLSLFLALGSGLAGALSIMRGAGSALVGVAIAVALIPPAATSGLGLAFGLPGVAIAAAVLVLVNLLAINLSALILFYLSGFKPLDAGKFEGVKASVFSRIVVIAIGIAVLSIVLGAVTWTTFQAQSYEQQTKTELQQQFTQADLRGVELVRTTVDYEPADILLGNEPEVNVLIGISRDQTVPPDLAQQFDDHLTEQLGQDVAVRVGFIEEQVSEEEPPNPHLGGLRGVQGSPSGLRYYS, from the coding sequence ATGCGTCTCGTGCAGGTGCTGATTCCGGAAGGCAAACAAGAAAGCGTCCTTACAGCTTTGGATGCACAGGGAATCGACTACGCGGTTTTCGACGAAGTCGGTAGGGGCGACTTCGAGGCGATGGTCCAGTTTCCGGTTCCGCCGAGTGGTGTGGAAACGATACTCGAGACGTTAACGGATGCGGGGATACAAGAACACTCGTATACCATCGTCTTACCGACCGAAACAGTCGTTTCACAGCGACTCTCAGCGCTAACTGAGCGGTTCCCTGGACTCCGCATTTCGCGCGAAGAACTGTACGCACGGGCCCAGGATCTCGCGCCCGCCAATTCTACCTTCTTCGCCTTTCTCATCCTGAGTACGATCATCGCAACCACGGGATTGTTGCTGGATTCGGCCGCCACTATCATCGGCGCGATGGTTGTTGCACCGCTCATGGGGCCTGCCATCTCGGCGAGCGTCGGCACGATTCTCGACGATCAGCGCATGGCCTCCCGCGGCGTGACGCTTCAGGTGACGGGGTTGCTCGCCGCCATCGCTACTGCCGCGATCATGGGTTGGTTGCTCCAAGAAACCATTCTCATTCCTCCTGACCTCGACATCCGCACCATCCCGCAGGTCGCCGAACGAACGAGTCCGAACTTCCTCTCACTCTTCCTTGCACTCGGCTCCGGACTTGCAGGAGCACTTAGCATTATGCGTGGAGCGGGGTCAGCACTCGTGGGTGTGGCAATCGCCGTGGCGCTCATTCCGCCGGCGGCAACGTCAGGTCTCGGACTCGCCTTCGGACTCCCAGGGGTCGCCATCGCTGCCGCTGTGCTGGTCCTTGTGAACTTGCTCGCTATCAACCTCTCGGCGCTCATTCTGTTCTATCTGTCCGGATTCAAGCCACTCGACGCTGGTAAGTTCGAGGGCGTGAAAGCATCCGTGTTCTCCCGTATCGTGGTTATCGCTATCGGCATCGCGGTCCTTTCTATTGTCCTCGGTGCCGTCACCTGGACGACTTTTCAGGCACAGTCGTATGAACAACAGACGAAGACAGAACTCCAACAACAGTTCACCCAAGCGGACCTCAGAGGCGTTGAATTGGTGAGAACAACTGTTGATTACGAACCAGCAGACATACTCCTCGGCAACGAACCGGAAGTCAACGTCCTCATAGGAATCTCACGCGACCAAACAGTACCGCCTGACCTTGCACAGCAGTTTGATGACCATCTAACTGAGCAGTTAGGGCAAGATGTCGCGGTTCGAGTTGGCTTCATCGAAGAGCAAGTCTCGGAAGAAGAACCGCCGAATCCACACCTCGGCGGATTACGTGGAGTTCAGGGCTCACCGTCAGGGTTACGATACTACTCTTGA
- a CDS encoding phosphoribosylaminoimidazolesuccinocarboxamide synthase, translating to MTSVKEFRVEEPATADAPGRGRFVFTDAYSVFDWGQMPDTVPEKGRSLCAMGAYNFELLEAEGVPTHYRGVVDPTADDTDGEPETVGLDEAVGPPREMAIDLVQVPDLPPENGSYDYETFHAAADENYLVPLEIVFRNSVPVGSSLRSRRDPVEVGLDTTAWPDDPVDLPEPVVEFSTKFEEQDRYLTREEADRIAGQATLDDLAAVAREVNRVVTDRAESVEMTHEDGKIECCYVDGEVRVADVVGTFDENRFSYDGQQISKEVLRQYHKRTQPEWVAAVDAAKTEADEQRETDWRALCERDPESLDEAVIDAASDLYTAGANTYLDRELFDAPALDDAVAAVRSLGN from the coding sequence ATGACCAGCGTCAAGGAGTTCCGGGTCGAGGAGCCCGCCACCGCCGACGCGCCGGGCCGGGGTCGGTTCGTCTTCACCGACGCCTACTCGGTGTTCGACTGGGGACAGATGCCCGACACCGTTCCCGAAAAGGGGCGTTCCCTCTGTGCGATGGGCGCGTACAACTTCGAGCTGCTCGAAGCTGAAGGCGTTCCGACTCACTACCGGGGCGTCGTCGATCCGACCGCTGACGACACGGACGGGGAGCCTGAGACGGTCGGCTTGGACGAGGCCGTGGGGCCGCCCCGCGAGATGGCGATCGATCTCGTCCAGGTGCCGGATCTCCCTCCCGAGAACGGAAGCTACGACTACGAGACGTTCCACGCCGCGGCGGACGAGAACTACCTGGTCCCGCTCGAAATCGTCTTCCGAAACAGCGTCCCGGTGGGGTCGAGCCTGCGCTCGCGCCGCGATCCTGTCGAGGTGGGACTCGACACCACCGCGTGGCCCGACGACCCGGTCGACTTGCCGGAACCGGTCGTCGAGTTCTCGACGAAGTTCGAGGAGCAGGACCGGTATCTCACGCGCGAGGAGGCCGACCGGATCGCGGGCCAAGCGACGCTCGACGACCTTGCAGCGGTCGCTCGCGAAGTCAACCGGGTCGTGACCGATCGGGCCGAGTCAGTCGAAATGACTCACGAGGACGGCAAGATCGAGTGCTGTTACGTCGACGGCGAGGTTCGGGTCGCGGATGTAGTAGGGACGTTCGACGAGAACCGCTTTTCCTATGATGGACAACAGATCTCGAAAGAGGTGCTCAGACAGTACCACAAGCGGACGCAGCCGGAGTGGGTCGCGGCGGTCGACGCCGCGAAGACCGAGGCCGACGAACAGCGCGAAACCGACTGGCGCGCGCTGTGTGAACGCGATCCTGAATCGCTCGACGAGGCGGTCATCGACGCCGCGAGCGACCTCTACACTGCGGGCGCGAACACCTACCTCGATCGAGAACTGTTCGACGCACCGGCGCTCGACGACGCGGTTGCGGCCGTGCGTTCGCTCGGGAACTGA
- the purS gene encoding phosphoribosylformylglycinamidine synthase subunit PurS, giving the protein MTAYTAVVTVRLKRGVLDPEAETTARALERLGFELDELRAADRFEVDLDAADEDAAAERADAMAERLLANPTIHDYTVTVEPR; this is encoded by the coding sequence ATGACCGCCTACACCGCCGTCGTCACCGTTCGACTAAAGCGGGGTGTGCTCGATCCTGAGGCCGAGACCACCGCCCGCGCGCTCGAACGTCTCGGGTTCGAGCTGGACGAGCTCCGCGCGGCCGACCGCTTCGAGGTCGATCTCGACGCCGCCGACGAGGATGCGGCCGCAGAGCGCGCGGACGCGATGGCCGAACGCCTGCTCGCCAACCCGACCATCCACGACTACACCGTGACGGTCGAGCCCCGATGA